DNA sequence from the Antedon mediterranea chromosome 7, ecAntMedi1.1, whole genome shotgun sequence genome:
TGTCAAAATGTTGACTTCAGCAATTCAAATGGAAAATTAAATGATAGCAAAAAGAATAGGCTTTCATAGAAAAgataaatatgtaaaaagacCTTTTTTAGTTACTaaagaaacatttatttcaatcaaattttGTAATTATGGTATTACGATTTATCAATAATTAAAGATAATGTGCTGCAAAAAAATTTGCAAATTTAGTACATTTTATTGCATTTTGAACAGATAATCATTATAAGTCGAGAGTAGCAAAAGAACTGATAAGTATATTTAAGTAATGACAGAGGctaaaaatattattagttaggctattattagttttatttcatatttaacaGCTAGATAGGAAGCTTTCGACTTCGATCCACGAGACGGACAGATGCCGTATCCGATCGTCGTTCCTGTTTCAAAACCAAACGTCACGGATACCAAGATATTGACATTCAATTTCTTTCttcaaaaataacatttaaaatatttttgtaaagtACACACtatttgatatatatatttCGTTTAATCTTCATCAAACTTCCATTACTGTGGTCTGATCTCGACAACAGAACGTCTTACAGAATCCTTTCTTGTAATCGGTGAACTTGTATGCGTAAACGAATGGATTAGCTACCATATTGCATAACAATAAAACGCTAAAAATTACGTAATAGCGTAAATCGTCAGAACGACCTGCTGCAGCTATATGTATTAACATTGATAGAAAATCAAATattacataaatcacagtgtttATCAACATTGTAGTTGTGAAGTTTCGTTCAGCTTCGTTTCTGAGTTGCTTTGCATCTGTCGGCGATTCAACACCTGATTGCGTTATGCTTCCTTTCGTCGTTAACTCTGTTCGTGTTCTCGACTGTTCACATAGTGTAACATAAACTCGTCGATAACAGAATAACATGATCAAAATAGGTAGTACTCCACCTAATATTGACATTAAAACACTCGAAGATATCAAAATGCGTCTGTTTTCAACAAAACATTCTCCCATCTCATTTACATCTACAAAAATCGGAACATAACAAACTGTCAGAAGAGAAGAAACAAATGGGATACACAGTCGTGGCAGCAATCTCTTCTTCTGAGTACCTCTTGCCCAGTATTTAAGTGGATGGACCACTGCAATGTACCTCTCAATAGATATTAAGACGAGATTATATGCGGATGCAAATAAAATGAAGTAAAATATTGTGACACCTGTTTTGCAAGCGATGCTACTTTTGTTTCCATTTACACACGAAAACACAGCGTAACAGCAGCACCCTAGCATATCTATAACAGCTTGCTGCAGTACTAGAGTATAGGCGAAGGATCTTGTATGTATCTTGCAGttgataaaaacaataatcacCGTCAGGTTAGCAAGAACTCCAATGATGGCCAAAGGTGTCATAGTACACTTTGCAACTAGGATTATTGCATCAATAGTCATATCTGTAAAAGACGAAGAATGTTTTCCTGGTTATAATTCTAGAACAACAAAGTACACTAACGTTGATCCATAGAAAACAGTTCAATTTACTAATTTTTCTACGGTACAtgaatattaaacaatttacaataGACCACCTGTTTGTCTATTATTTATCAAAGATACAGTTTTTATGCAAAAGACGATTATATAGAAATGATGACAACATATATGGCGATAAAGGGCCGTGCTATTGGGGTTGCTTTTCGACTGAAACGAACCATACGCCATTAATGCAATTTTGTTATAAGAAAATAAGGGTAGATAAAATATTTGAACAAACACCATTGTATTCATGTTCATTTGTTTAGAATAATATTACACCAATGTGAAATCTATCCAGCTATATTTCAAGTAgttacttaattatttaattgtataattgtatacataatataactaaacataaatttatataataaaataattttctttgaTACTTGCCTTTAACATTTTTACCCACAGAATATATAGATGGCTTAGAAGTCTGGACTTAAGACAAATGAAAGATATAACTCATTAGATAATATTAATAGGCCTGAAActgaaaaaaagacaatacGATACTTTTTTTATGAGAAATACTGGCGGCGCACGcaattaatagttttttttatataacagtGTGTTTGGTGTATCTGATTGCGGCACTCAATATGGAACAATACTCAGAATATCATTATcgttatcattatcaatatcattaagaTATAATGGAGAAGACTAAACTGGTACGGTCATCTAATGCGACTCCTAGATAACACACCTGCAAAACTAGCTCTAGAGGAAGGATATCAAGAAATTGAAAAGATCTTTTGAAAGACCGAAGAAAATATGGACACAAATAATACAGGATGacttaaaaacaatattaaattgtgtttattaaaCGAGTGCTTTTGCATTATTCTGATAACCTCAAACGTACTGAAGTGTGTAAAGCTAGTCTgtctactatcaaactagtttgacaaaaacggtgtgatgtgccaaaataggCGGAGATATGCCTAaacatggtaatgatatgacatcatcatgtccatacatgggcacataccatttttcacataaagtttgatagtgtagacagagtttagagaagaatattattttaaaaaatgactttcgtgataaaaatacggtatattacATGCTAAAGACTGTTTTTTCAACCATAGAGATATAGTGAATCTCTATGATTCAACTTTTTAAAGTTCATATCAATAATATTCGTTTGTAACAACTGATTTAACCAATTCATTAGATAATcattttttcaatcaaatagTACGGTGCACAATCAATAATCGAAAGTATAATGTTTCAAACAATCAAAACTATTACGCGTTTATCTATCATTACGACAACGGTATGGTTAGTAATTATTGGTACTAGTTTCTATATGACAATGTACAATAACAGTTATCCGTCAGTTATCGGTCAGTTATCGGTCAGTTATCGGTCAGTTATCGGTCAGTTATCGGTCAGTTATCGGTCAGTTATCAGTCATCTATTTATACATTATAATCATTTAGCTAGATAACTCAAAATATTAATGGTGGCGATAATAATACAAATGATTAAcattaattttcacaaattattagttttaaagaaatgtttttgAAGGAGTACATTTGTTTGCGAAATATACAGATAATAGATTGTACATGTCTTTCACTGCTCGGGTATTCTAAAATTATTCTGTTTCTGCTCTTgcggtttttttttcttcttcagttacTACCGGGTTTAGCAGATATGTACTTTGTGTGAGAGTTACAAGACGGAAAGTTAAAAGATCATTGTATCACTGTATTATGCTCGAAACTGAGCTTAGCCAAAGATCGGCATGAAAATCAACATGTCATACATATATATGTCATACATGTATACGTACAAGGTTATG
Encoded proteins:
- the LOC140055537 gene encoding histamine H2 receptor-like, with the protein product MTIDAIILVAKCTMTPLAIIGVLANLTVIIVFINCKIHTRSFAYTLVLQQAVIDMLGCCCYAVFSCVNGNKSSIACKTGVTIFYFILFASAYNLVLISIERYIAVVHPLKYWARGTQKKRLLPRLCIPFVSSLLTVCYVPIFVDVNEMGECFVENRRILISSSVLMSILGGVLPILIMLFCYRRVYVTLCEQSRTRTELTTKGSITQSGVESPTDAKQLRNEAERNFTTTMLINTVIYVIFDFLSMLIHIAAAGRSDDLRYYVIFSVLLLCNMVANPFVYAYKFTDYKKGFCKTFCCRDQTTVMEV